One genomic window of Thermococcus indicus includes the following:
- a CDS encoding glycosyltransferase: MYSGAPEGRAVKVSVIIPTYNERDNLAELFERINQVLKDYEYEIIVVDDDSPDGTWEFARSLAAKYPVKVIRRTEEKGLSSAVIRGFKEAAGDVFVVMDADLQHPPEVIPELLNAIEKGADVAIASRYVPGGGVRNWYWYRKIISKGAIMIGRLALPKIRDVKDPVSGFFALRREVLEGAELNPIGFKILMEILIKGRYREVQEVPFTFGLRHAGESKLGTKTMVNYLKHVYRLMRWEGELDRLIKFTLVGLSGVVVNEGFLWAFVNFLGWDKILSNIPATELAILNNFTWNDLWTFRDLKRKPLWRRLATFHVAALTGAVVQWTIYAGLVYLGMHYLIANLIGIVVSFIVRFLVNRHVTWG, translated from the coding sequence ATGTATTCAGGTGCACCGGAGGGAAGGGCGGTGAAGGTTTCTGTAATCATCCCGACGTACAATGAGAGGGACAACCTTGCGGAGCTTTTTGAAAGGATAAACCAGGTGCTTAAGGATTACGAGTATGAAATCATCGTCGTTGATGACGACTCCCCCGATGGGACCTGGGAGTTCGCCAGGAGCCTGGCGGCAAAGTACCCTGTGAAAGTTATCCGCAGGACGGAGGAAAAGGGACTCTCCTCCGCGGTTATCAGAGGTTTCAAAGAAGCCGCCGGCGACGTCTTCGTCGTTATGGACGCTGACCTGCAACACCCTCCTGAGGTTATCCCGGAGCTTCTAAACGCCATTGAAAAAGGAGCCGACGTTGCCATAGCGAGCAGGTACGTTCCAGGCGGCGGTGTTAGGAACTGGTATTGGTACCGGAAGATCATATCAAAGGGCGCGATAATGATAGGGCGCCTGGCGCTTCCAAAGATAAGGGACGTTAAGGACCCGGTGAGCGGCTTTTTCGCCCTCAGGAGAGAGGTCCTTGAGGGGGCCGAGCTCAACCCGATAGGCTTCAAAATACTCATGGAGATTCTCATAAAGGGCAGATACAGGGAAGTCCAGGAGGTTCCCTTCACCTTTGGCCTGAGGCACGCCGGCGAGAGCAAACTGGGAACGAAGACCATGGTGAATTACCTCAAGCATGTTTACAGGCTCATGCGCTGGGAGGGCGAGCTTGACCGGCTCATCAAGTTCACCCTCGTCGGTCTCTCAGGCGTCGTGGTGAACGAGGGCTTTCTGTGGGCCTTTGTGAACTTCCTCGGCTGGGACAAGATACTCTCCAACATCCCGGCGACCGAACTGGCGATACTCAACAACTTCACCTGGAACGACCTCTGGACCTTCAGGGACCTCAAGAGAAAGCCCCTCTGGAGGAGGCTCGCCACCTTCCACGTCGCCGCACTCACGGGTGCAGTTGTGCAGTGGACCATCTACGCGGGTCTTGTCTATCTGGGCATGCATTACCTCATCGCAAACCTCATCGGCATAGTGGTTTCCTTCATCGTCCGCTTCCTCGTTAACCGGCACGTGACTTGGGGCTGA
- the upp gene encoding uracil phosphoribosyltransferase encodes MKRDGRWEGVYSFEDSPFIMEILTELRDERTGPIAFRKGLVKLGRYMAYELTKTMEIEKVPIKTPLEETEGTLIKDRRNVIIITVLRAAIPLMEGLIKVLDHSRVGIVSASRGKAPKFEIEMKYVKVPQVKPDDTVIIADPMIATGSTLIKVLEEVKKYGDAKRYVIVGVLAAPEGISRIKEAHPDVEIFVAAIDRELNEKGYILPGLGDAGDRAFGAPIRI; translated from the coding sequence ATGAAGAGGGACGGACGCTGGGAAGGTGTTTACTCCTTTGAGGACAGCCCCTTCATCATGGAGATACTGACGGAGCTCAGGGACGAGAGAACCGGGCCGATAGCCTTCAGGAAGGGCCTCGTCAAGCTCGGCCGCTACATGGCCTACGAGCTGACGAAGACCATGGAAATCGAGAAGGTCCCCATAAAGACCCCGCTCGAAGAAACCGAGGGAACGCTGATAAAGGACAGGCGCAACGTCATCATAATCACGGTTCTCCGCGCGGCCATACCCCTCATGGAGGGCCTCATCAAGGTTCTCGACCACTCCAGGGTCGGCATCGTATCCGCCTCCCGCGGCAAGGCCCCCAAGTTCGAGATAGAGATGAAGTACGTTAAGGTACCCCAGGTAAAGCCGGACGACACGGTTATCATAGCCGACCCCATGATAGCGACCGGCTCAACCCTCATCAAGGTTCTCGAGGAGGTCAAGAAGTACGGGGATGCCAAGCGCTACGTCATAGTTGGCGTTCTGGCAGCGCCGGAGGGGATAAGCAGAATAAAGGAGGCCCACCCGGACGTTGAGATATTCGTGGCCGCGATAGACAGGGAGCTGAACGAGAAGGGCTACATACTCCCGGGCCTAGGCGATGCCGGTGACAGGGCCTTCGGTGCGCCGATCAGGATTTGA
- a CDS encoding MATE family efflux transporter produces the protein MKGEKIQRMRDQILNGPIEKTLLILAGPLIVNNLVQVVYNITDTFWLGKLGREALSAPGTVWPIIGTLMALGMGFTTAGFAFVGQYIGAEEYDKANRSAGALYSLMTFFSVATAVTALLILPYALHFMRVSENVYPYSLTYATIVFLGLPFSFAFMAFGALMRAAGDTKTPVKITLLTVLINIALDPLFIFGWLGFPELGVAGVALATVIANVVGAAIGLYLLFTDRVGISLSLESLRPDFEFYGKLFRVGLPSSIGQSANSFGFVILTRIIFGFGDVTYAAYTITTRLVNFLTGISRGISMAMGTMIAQNVGAENYGRAKKIAERTMVINFTIASLAVLVIGAFRVEIFRFFLNDPAVIRESAVVLKYFLISVPFFNGIFIVVNRTFSSAGHTKKSMALGIFRLWGLRIPLSYAFGYIGAITVLGITIPLAELFDFTSKGVFFGMGMSNFIAAIVALAWFLRGTWMMRIIEDQSKN, from the coding sequence ATGAAGGGCGAGAAAATCCAGAGAATGAGGGACCAGATACTGAATGGCCCGATAGAGAAAACCCTCCTCATCCTCGCGGGACCGCTCATAGTAAACAACCTGGTTCAGGTGGTGTACAACATAACGGACACCTTCTGGCTGGGGAAGCTCGGCAGGGAAGCCTTATCCGCCCCCGGAACCGTGTGGCCGATAATAGGCACTTTGATGGCCCTCGGGATGGGCTTCACAACCGCTGGCTTCGCCTTCGTCGGTCAGTACATTGGAGCGGAAGAGTACGACAAGGCCAACCGCTCCGCGGGGGCGCTCTACTCACTCATGACGTTCTTCTCGGTCGCGACGGCTGTGACAGCCCTCCTGATCCTCCCCTACGCCCTCCACTTTATGCGCGTGAGCGAGAACGTGTACCCCTACTCCCTGACCTACGCCACCATAGTTTTCCTTGGACTGCCGTTCTCCTTCGCGTTCATGGCCTTTGGTGCCCTCATGAGGGCCGCGGGCGACACAAAGACGCCCGTCAAGATAACGCTCCTCACCGTGCTGATAAACATAGCCCTGGACCCCCTCTTCATCTTCGGCTGGCTGGGCTTCCCTGAGCTCGGCGTGGCCGGGGTGGCGCTGGCGACCGTCATAGCCAACGTCGTCGGAGCGGCCATTGGACTCTACCTCCTCTTCACGGACCGCGTTGGAATAAGCCTGAGCCTCGAAAGCCTCAGGCCGGACTTCGAATTTTACGGAAAGCTCTTCAGAGTCGGCCTCCCCTCGAGTATAGGCCAGTCCGCAAACAGCTTCGGCTTCGTTATACTCACGAGAATCATCTTCGGCTTTGGCGACGTTACCTACGCGGCCTACACCATAACCACCCGCCTTGTGAACTTCCTGACGGGCATATCGAGGGGTATAAGCATGGCGATGGGAACCATGATAGCCCAGAACGTCGGGGCGGAGAACTACGGGAGGGCAAAGAAGATAGCGGAGAGGACGATGGTAATAAACTTTACCATAGCGAGCCTCGCGGTTCTTGTGATAGGTGCCTTCCGAGTAGAGATATTCCGATTCTTCCTTAACGATCCAGCGGTCATCAGAGAGAGCGCGGTGGTTCTCAAGTACTTCCTGATCTCCGTGCCATTCTTCAACGGCATCTTCATAGTCGTGAACAGAACCTTCAGCTCCGCAGGCCATACCAAGAAGAGTATGGCCCTTGGAATATTCCGCCTCTGGGGACTGAGGATTCCCCTCAGCTACGCCTTCGGTTACATAGGGGCCATCACAGTCCTGGGAATCACGATACCTCTCGCGGAGCTCTTCGACTTCACGAGCAAAGGTGTGTTCTTCGGCATGGGAATGAGCAACTTCATAGCGGCGATAGTGGCCCTTGCCTGGTTCCTGCGCGGCACCTGGATGATGCGCATCATCGAGGATCAGTCAAAAAACTGA